A region of Phocoena phocoena chromosome 17, mPhoPho1.1, whole genome shotgun sequence DNA encodes the following proteins:
- the RPS20 gene encoding small ribosomal subunit protein uS10, with protein MAFKDTGKTPVEPEVAIHRIRITLTSRNVKSLEKVCADLIRGAKEKNLKVKGPVRMPTKTLRITTRKTPCGEGSKTWDRFQMRIHKRLIDLHSPSEIVKQITSISIEPGVEVEVTIADA; from the exons ATG GCTTTTAAAGACACCGGAAAGACTCCCGTGGAGCCCGAGGTGGCGATCCACCGGATTCGGATCACTCTCACCAGCCGCAACGTGAAGTCGCTGGAGAAGG TGTGTGCCGACCTGATCAGAGGCGCGAAGGAGAAGAATCTCAAGGTGAAGGGGCCGGTGCGGATGCCCACCAAG ACCCTGAGAATAACGACGAGGAAAACCCCGTGTGGGGAAGGTTCTAAGACTTGGGACCGTTTCCAGATGAGGATCCACAAGCGCCTCATTGACCTGCACAGCCCTTCCGAGATCGTCAAGCAGATCACTTCCATCAGCATTGAGCCCGGAGTCGAGGTGGAagtcaccattgcagatgcttga